The Daucus carota subsp. sativus chromosome 7, DH1 v3.0, whole genome shotgun sequence genome window below encodes:
- the LOC108193704 gene encoding pectinesterase/pectinesterase inhibitor PPE8B, with product MGWAISAKKNVLVLAILLLVTLEYCDGDDDLVYEPDCLNVPTAEFLSSVKTTIDVVQQVTSIVAGFNRGFHDFRTSHAISDCLDLLDLSTDELVSTLSLIQHPHDSKNRSTGNLRADLKTWLSAALGNQDTCVEGFDGTKGSVKKSVASSLEQITSLVRVILNNVEPPRNNVHSNKNVRDNGGRREHRGHRGSGRPGWMHKRKLIGGEKFPEWVRSSDRKKLLQVNGVEADLVVDANGNGNFTTLSDAIKAVPDYSTNRTVIYVKKGVYNEYVEISKKKWYVMLVGDGMDVTVISGNHSFVGNWTTYRSATFGVKGRGFIARDMTFQNTAGPESHQAVAFRSDSDLSVLYRCAMRGYQDTLYAHSQRQFYRECHITGTVDFIFGDAAAVFQNCQILARKGLPNQKNTITAQGRKEAAETTGFSIQFSNISVEPNVVAGNSTLTYLGRPWKLYSRTVIMQSYISNAIRPEGWLEWNTTFALDTLYYGEYMNYGPGAGLGSRVKWPGYRILNTTAEANAFTVAQFLLGNSWLPSTGVKYTAGLVV from the exons ATGGGTTGGGCGATCTCAGCCAAGAAAAATGTGCTTGTGCTCGCAATACTCCTGTTGGTCACACTTGAATATTGTGACGGTGACGATGATTTGGTTTACGAGCCAGACTGTTTAAACGTTCCCACCGCGGAATTTTTAAGTTCTGTGAAGACCACTATTGACGTCGTCCAACAAGTCACCTCCATTGTCGCTGGATTTAACCGCGGATTTCATGATTTTAGGACTTCTCATGCCATTTCTGATTGTCTTGATCTGCTGGACCTCTCCACCGACGAACTAGTCTCCACTCTTTCGCTTATTCAGCACCCGCACGACA GTAAAAACAGGAGCACGGGCAATCTGAGAGCAGATTTGAAAACATGGTTAAGCGCGGCACTGGGCAATCAAGACACTTGTGTTGAAGGCTTCGATGGCACTAAAGGCTCTGTCAAAAAATCAGTTGCATCAAGTCTTGAACAGATCACCTCATTAGTCCGTGTCATTCTTAACAATGTCGAACCACCTCGTAATAATGTTCATAGTAATAAAAATGTTCGTGACAATGGCGGGAGGAGGGAGCACCGGGGTCATCGTGGCAGTGGCAGGCCGGGGTGGATGCATAAGAGGAAGTTGATCGGAGGGGAAAAGTTTCCGGAATGGGTGAGGTCTAGTGACCGAAAGAAGTTGTTACAAGTTAACGGGGTGGAGGCTGATTTGGTGGTGGATGCGAATGGGAATGGGAATTTTACGACACTGAGTGATGCTATTAAAGCGGTGCCTGATTATTCCACCAACAGGACTGTGATTTATGTGAAGAAAGGAGTGTATAATGAGTATGTGGAGATTAGTAAGAAGAAATGGTATGTTATGTTGGTGGGAGATGGGATGGATGTTACGGTTATTTCTGGTAATCACAGCTTCGTTGGTAATTGGACCACTTATCGATCTGCAACCTTTG GAGTGAAAGGCCGGGGATTCATAGCTAGGGACATGACATTTCAGAACACAGCAGGACCCGAAAGCCACCAGGCAGTTGCATTTCGATCTGACTCTGATTTATCAGTTCTTTATCGATGTGCAATGAGGGGTTACCAAGACACATTATATGCTCACTCACAACGCCAATTCTACCGTGAATGCCACATTACAGGCACGGTAGATTTCATTTTTGGTGACGCGGCTGCAGTATTTCAGAATTGCCAAATCCTGGCAAGGAAGGGATTACCTAATCAAAAGAACACAATTACAGCTCAAGGCCGTAAAGAGGCAGCAGAAACTACAGGTTTTTCAATTCAGTTCTCCAATATATCCGTGGAGCCGAATGTAGTAGCTGGCAATTCGACATTAACATATTTGGGAAGGCCTTGGAAGTTATATTCAAGAACGGTTATCATGCAGTCATATATCAGCAATGCTATTAGGCCAGAAGGGTGGTTGGAATGGAACACAACGTTCGCGTTGGATACTCTTTATTATGGGGAGTACATGAATTATGGTCCGGGGGCTGGCTTAGGCAGCAGGGTGAAGTGGCCGGGTTATCGTATACTGAATACTACGGCAGAGGCCAATGCATTCACAGTGGCTCAGTTTCTTCTTGGTAATTCGTGGTTGCCATCTACGGGTGTAAAATACACTGCTGGATTGGTAGTCTGA